One genomic window of Ferrimicrobium sp. includes the following:
- a CDS encoding enoyl-CoA hydratase/isomerase family protein, which produces MTATDFVVVTRSEGLVTIGLNRPDKRNALSLVLVSQLRAVIEEHRHKPAVLIITSANPNMFIAGADIAELDARGEEEAFRAINVELFDAIASWRWPTIAAIDGPAFGGGLECALACDLRIASPRARFAQPELGLGILAGAGGNWRLPELVGLGLARRMLYLGEVIDADRALAVGLVDELVEEPVALAQHWAQQMGTKPWRALEITKLALGSGVRPSSQLIDILGQAILFESDAKRERMRSFLERRSS; this is translated from the coding sequence TTTTGTGGTCGTCACACGTTCCGAAGGTCTGGTAACGATCGGTCTCAACCGACCTGATAAGCGCAATGCGCTCTCGCTCGTGCTGGTGAGCCAGCTGCGCGCGGTGATCGAAGAACATCGGCATAAGCCAGCAGTCTTGATCATCACATCGGCGAACCCGAACATGTTTATTGCTGGAGCGGACATCGCTGAACTCGACGCCAGGGGTGAAGAGGAGGCGTTTCGCGCCATCAATGTTGAGCTCTTTGACGCGATTGCTAGCTGGCGTTGGCCGACGATCGCAGCCATCGACGGACCTGCCTTTGGCGGCGGCCTTGAGTGCGCTCTCGCCTGTGACCTGCGCATCGCATCTCCTCGAGCCCGGTTCGCCCAACCAGAGCTTGGGCTTGGTATCCTGGCGGGAGCAGGAGGCAACTGGCGCTTGCCAGAGCTCGTGGGATTGGGCTTGGCCCGTCGTATGCTGTATCTCGGAGAGGTGATCGATGCTGATCGGGCCTTGGCGGTCGGACTTGTCGACGAGCTCGTCGAGGAGCCGGTGGCCCTAGCCCAACACTGGGCCCAACAGATGGGCACCAAGCCGTGGCGAGCGCTTGAAATCACCAAGCTCGCCTTGGGTTCAGGGGTCCGCCCATCGTCACAACTGATCGACATACTCGGCCAAGCGATCCTGTTTGAATCCGATGCCAAGCGCGAACGTATGCGCTCATTTCTCGAACGGCGTTCTTCCTAA
- a CDS encoding MaoC family dehydratase N-terminal domain-containing protein gives MRNVELSERYPILYKGYDVIEIGERQVTRGRTITDGDITNWCALTGDWFYLHTDAEAARASMFGRIVAPGIMVFAMATGLGVPADSTAIIANYGSDAIRYPHPTFVGDTIHLEAEVVAKDDKGGDRGVVSLRWQVFNQDAVLVCTSVLKVLVAAEVAPYGL, from the coding sequence ATGCGCAACGTCGAGCTTTCGGAGCGGTATCCGATTCTCTACAAGGGTTATGACGTGATTGAGATTGGCGAGCGTCAGGTGACGCGCGGACGTACCATCACCGATGGTGACATCACAAACTGGTGCGCACTGACGGGCGACTGGTTCTATCTCCACACCGATGCCGAGGCGGCCCGAGCGTCGATGTTTGGTCGCATTGTTGCTCCCGGCATCATGGTCTTTGCAATGGCCACTGGATTAGGGGTGCCTGCCGATTCAACGGCGATCATCGCCAACTATGGATCGGATGCAATCCGGTATCCGCACCCTACCTTCGTCGGCGACACGATCCATCTTGAGGCCGAGGTCGTGGCCAAGGATGACAAGGGTGGCGACCGGGGTGTCGTCTCGTTGCGCTGGCAGGTCTTTAATCAGGATGCCGTTCTCGTGTGTACCAGCGTTCTCAAGGTGCTCGTGGCCGCGGAGGTTGCTCCCTATGGCCTTTGA